Sequence from the Ereboglobus luteus genome:
CTGGTCTCGGAGAAAATCCGTGCTGCCATCGTTGGACAACACGAAGTCGGCTTTTTCAATTTTTTGGGCCAAGGGCAATTGCTTGGAAATTCGTTGCGCGGCGAGCGTGTGGGAAACACCGCGCTCTGCCAACCGCGCAAACTGAGTTGCGCTAGATGAGGCCACGCAAACGACGAAATCAAACCAATTTTCCAAACCTTTTTCATAAAGGAGCGGCGCCTCCACCACCCAATTGGCCGCCCGGTCGCCCTCAAGTTGTTCCCGCCACAACACATACAACCGCGGCAAAACGAAATCCTCCCACGCGCGCAGCTTCGCCTCGTCCGCAAAAAGCACCCGCGCCAGCGCCGGGCGGTCGATTTGCCCGCAGTCCGCCGCATCGGTGACGATCACCTCCGCGCCAAAACGCCGTTTGGCCTCCGCCACACATTCGGGCGAGGTGAGAATCCGGTCGCGCACGAGCGCATCCGAGTCGATGCGCCGGAAGCCCATCTCCTCAAAAATGCGTGTTGCAGTCGATTTGC
This genomic interval carries:
- the coaE gene encoding dephospho-CoA kinase (Dephospho-CoA kinase (CoaE) performs the final step in coenzyme A biosynthesis.), with product MILGITGGMGCGKSTATRIFEEMGFRRIDSDALVRDRILTSPECVAEAKRRFGAEVIVTDAADCGQIDRPALARVLFADEAKLRAWEDFVLPRLYVLWREQLEGDRAANWVVEAPLLYEKGLENWFDFVVCVASSSATQFARLAERGVSHTLAAQRISKQLPLAQKIEKADFVLSNDGSTDFLRDQIKHLAARLV